The following proteins are co-located in the Manihot esculenta cultivar AM560-2 chromosome 9, M.esculenta_v8, whole genome shotgun sequence genome:
- the LOC110608047 gene encoding zinc finger A20 and AN1 domain-containing stress-associated protein 4: MAEEHRCQAPEGHRLCVNNCGVFGSPATMNLCSKCYSDYCLKERQQHQQQQEAPSKASLSVTSSLHPATAVDTQPPPAIILSEVRSRATEVTTAVEQPNRCSTCRKRVGLTGFKCRCGTTFCGTHRYPEKHGCTFDFKKVGREEIARANPLVVAEKLEKI, translated from the coding sequence ATGGCGGAGGAGCACAGATGCCAAGCGCCTGAAGGTCACCGTCTTTGCGTCAATAACTGTGGTGTTTTTGGAAGCCCCGCTACGATGAACCTCTGCTCCAAATGTTACAGTGACTATTGCCTCAAGGAACGACAACAACATCAACAACAGCAAGAAGCACCTAGTAAAGCCTCTCTCTCCGTTACATCCTCGCTGCATCCTGCTACGGCCGTCGATACTCAGCCTCCTCCGGCGATTATCTTATCAGAGGTACGAAGTCGTGCAACGGAGGTTACAACCGCTGTTGAGCAGCCGAATCGGTGTTCAACGTGCAGGAAACGAGTCGGGTTGACCGGGTTTAAGTGCCGGTGCGGGACAACATTCTGTGGGACCCATAGATACCCGGAGAAGCATGGATGCACCTTCGATTTCAAGAAGGTAGGAAGAGAGGAGATCGCGAGGGCCAATCCTCTCGTCGTAGCTGAGAAGCTCGAGAAGATCTAA